The nucleotide window GCCCATCTCACAGCTTTCTACGAGACCGCAGGCCTTGCCGGCCGCCACCGCGGGCATCGTGAGTTCGACGAAGCGGGGAATGCCGGCTTCGACGACCTCCGTGCGGTGCTGCAACGTCACGCTTGCAATCGGAACGCCGGCGGGGGTGTACCGCACCGGTTCGCGTTCAACGACGCTAGCCGTAAGCTGCAGCCTGTTCACGGGGCTAACTTAGGCAAATGAGCTTGAATCCTGATGGCTTGTGTACTTAAGCCTGCGCTTCGGTCGGCTGGGCAGCCGCCTTCTTGGCTTCTTCGCGCTGCACTTCCTTCATCATCGGCGACGGGCCGGTTTCGGCCTTCTTCATCTTGACGATGAGGTGACGCAGAACAGCATCGTTGAACTTGAACGCGTGTTCCAGTTCGTCGAGCGTGGTCTGGTCGCATTCGATGTTCATGCAGACGTAGTGAGCCTTCGCGAGTTTCTCGATCATGTAGGCCAGTTGGCGACGGCCCCAGTCTTCGATACGGTGGATCTGGCCACCGTGCGAGGTGATCGTGCTCTTGTAACGCTCGATCATGGCGGGCACTTGCTCGCTCTGATCGGGATGCACGATAAAGACGATTTCGTAATGACGCATATTCACTCCTTGTGCTGACTTATGGATAGAAGCCACCCGGGCGTCGGAACCGGTGTGGCAAGTGAGAAGCCGAAGATTGTAGCGCGGATGGGCTACGCGCGCAACCAAGATTGCGACTTGGCGCGATGATTCGGACGTGTTTTCAATGACTTGCGCGGTGGGGAGCGCCCTGAAGGCGCCCACCGCGCCCATATGAGACGGCAACCTAGCCGCCGGCCGCCTCGCTCGCGCCG belongs to Paraburkholderia flagellata and includes:
- the priB gene encoding primosomal replication protein N; translation: MNRLQLTASVVEREPVRYTPAGVPIASVTLQHRTEVVEAGIPRFVELTMPAVAAGKACGLVESCEMGVEALFTGFLAKKHRNARTLVFHITEMQGTGKD
- the rpsF gene encoding 30S ribosomal protein S6, with translation MRHYEIVFIVHPDQSEQVPAMIERYKSTITSHGGQIHRIEDWGRRQLAYMIEKLAKAHYVCMNIECDQTTLDELEHAFKFNDAVLRHLIVKMKKAETGPSPMMKEVQREEAKKAAAQPTEAQA